Within the Ensifer canadensis genome, the region GCCGGCAACACCGTCGAGATCTCGACCGGGTTCGTCACCGCCGGTGCGCCGTTTACCGTGGAAGCGTTGACGACGCTGCTTGACGGGTTGTTTGCCCGTTCTGCCGAGTACGCGGTACCGGTCACCGACCTCGGGTCGTTCTTCGCCGGTCTGCATGCCAAGGGCTATCGCCTGGGTGTCGCATCCAGCGACAACGAGCGCTCGATCCGCGAAACCGCCAGACGCTTTGGTTTCGACGGCTATCTGCATTACGTCGCCGGCTACGACAGCGGCTACGGTGTCAAGCCCGAGCCCGGCATGGTGCTCGGCTTCTGTGCCGCGACGGGGCTTGATCCGCAGCAGGTCGTGGTCGTCGGCGACAACAATCACGACATGCACATGGGCCGCAACGCCGGCGTCGGCATGACCGTCGCAGTGCTGACGGGCACCGGCTCGCGCCAATCGCTCGCCGATGCCTCTGACCATTGCCTGGCTGATATCACCGAGCTTGAAGCCGTTCTCTAGGTTTTGCCGAGCTGTATTTCCTTCGTTGCCGCTCTCACGAGTTTCAAGCATGGTCCTATGATCGCCAGAGGACCGATAAAGCCAACGCCGAGAGATAGAGCCCGAAGCCGAATGCCGCATGTGCGAGCAGGCTGCGCAGGCGGGCAATGTTGGGGCTCGGCGTTTTCGAGGCCGCGATGCCCGCGCCCATACCCGGCTGCATCAGGAAGAACGGTGCGACCACGG harbors:
- a CDS encoding HAD family hydrolase, whose translation is MSAPTAIAGILFDKDGTLLDYAKSWVPVNYELAKIAAKGDEGLARTLLKAGGMDPDTGHVLPDSLLAAGNTVEISTGFVTAGAPFTVEALTTLLDGLFARSAEYAVPVTDLGSFFAGLHAKGYRLGVASSDNERSIRETARRFGFDGYLHYVAGYDSGYGVKPEPGMVLGFCAATGLDPQQVVVVGDNNHDMHMGRNAGVGMTVAVLTGTGSRQSLADASDHCLADITELEAVL